A single window of Dichotomicrobium thermohalophilum DNA harbors:
- a CDS encoding 3-keto-5-aminohexanoate cleavage protein, with amino-acid sequence MAKTLIMAAVNGARRTKADHPALPISVAEIAEDVAACAGAGAAMAHVHVRDGYGQHALDVELYERVIARIAECTGPDFFVQATTEAAGRYTPEAQIALIKTLCPAVVSIAVSELLPDPTDGPARTRFRELCEWMQAHAVWPQFILYRPEEVETLLRLHADGDIPFIEPFLLFVLGRYSERQVATPDDLPPFLEALGSVPTTWMTCAFGPQEHACAEAAIAAGGHVRVGFENNLWLPDGGVAESNAALVALAAEAARESGRGVMAPADAAALRAQLLC; translated from the coding sequence ATGGCGAAAACGCTTATCATGGCCGCCGTTAATGGCGCGCGGCGCACGAAGGCGGATCATCCCGCGTTGCCGATATCCGTCGCGGAGATCGCGGAGGATGTCGCGGCCTGCGCGGGCGCCGGCGCGGCGATGGCGCACGTTCACGTACGCGACGGCTATGGCCAGCACGCGCTCGATGTCGAACTCTACGAGCGGGTGATTGCGCGGATTGCCGAGTGCACCGGGCCGGATTTCTTCGTCCAGGCAACGACCGAGGCCGCCGGACGATACACGCCGGAGGCGCAAATCGCGCTCATCAAGACGCTGTGCCCCGCGGTCGTGTCGATCGCGGTGAGCGAGCTGTTGCCAGATCCGACAGACGGTCCGGCGCGGACGCGCTTTCGCGAGCTGTGCGAATGGATGCAGGCGCATGCGGTCTGGCCGCAGTTCATCCTCTACCGCCCGGAAGAGGTGGAGACGCTTTTGCGCCTTCATGCCGACGGCGACATCCCGTTTATCGAGCCGTTCCTGCTTTTCGTGCTTGGCCGGTACAGCGAGCGGCAGGTTGCGACGCCGGACGACCTGCCGCCGTTTCTCGAGGCGCTCGGCAGCGTTCCGACCACCTGGATGACCTGCGCATTCGGGCCTCAGGAACACGCTTGCGCCGAGGCCGCGATCGCCGCGGGTGGGCATGTGCGCGTGGGCTTCGAGAACAATCTCTGGCTGCCGGACGGAGGCGTGGCGGAGTCGAATGCCGCGCTGGTGGCCCTGGCCGCCGAGGCGGCACGCGAGAGCGGCAGGGGCGTCATGGCGCCAGCCGATGCGGCTGCGCTTCGCGCTCAGCTACTCTGCTGA
- a CDS encoding TRAP transporter fused permease subunit, protein MSDDSGKPSPSAPAANDTDNMAEEMLRQDTGQVTMAGTWAWVFSGIALAWSLFQLWIASPLPFMLQFGLIDGVEARALHLTFALVLCFLAFGAVRKSGIRAPSWLDIGLAFAGGFTASYLYWNYDSLAQRAGILLEYDVYGLTIPVEVILGTVGILVLLEAIRRAIGLPLVIVAIVFLVYSLFGQSMPDLIAHRGLSLERLVGYQWLTGEGIFGIPIDVTTRFVFLFVLFGALLDRAGAGQYFIDLAFALVGRYRGGPAKASVLASGMTGMISGSSIANTVTTGTFTIPVMKRTGMPARKAGAIEVAASTDGQIMPPIMGAAAFVMAEFIGISYFDVVIHAFLPAILSYIGLFYIVHLEATKLKLRPLPAAEIPQAGRIFWRGAHFLLPIALLVYLLMVERMTTGTAIFYSTIFLMAVIVAQEVQRTVSGGSGLLSGIADGFWIVVAGLIQGAKNMISVAIAVAGAGIIVGAVGSTGLNNALIGVVEAIAGGNVYILLAMTAVLCLILGMGLPTTANYLVVASLMAPVLVELGSAAGLVLPLIAVHLFVFYFGLMADVTPPVGLAAYAASAISRADPIKTGVQAFIYSIRTAILPFIFIFNQTLIMVGIESIPYAIMIIAVSLIAMLCFTSITFRFMFVKLNWLEIIALALIVVALFRPGFFMDRIYPPYEPLTVQELSEGVKADQVRLHVTRETPYGDRFRLYVFQREGDAPLTWSALGMSVEQTEDGNIRVTDPGFMSRAENAGVEIGDIITRADRSVAGQPAKELMFIPALLLLALVVAWQRRRLRAQAHTGEAPAAASAE, encoded by the coding sequence ATGAGCGACGACAGCGGCAAACCGTCCCCGTCGGCGCCCGCGGCCAACGATACCGACAACATGGCTGAGGAGATGCTGCGCCAGGACACCGGTCAGGTCACAATGGCCGGCACCTGGGCCTGGGTATTCTCCGGTATCGCGCTCGCCTGGTCGCTGTTCCAGCTCTGGATCGCCTCCCCGTTGCCGTTCATGCTGCAGTTCGGCCTGATCGACGGCGTCGAGGCCCGTGCGCTGCATCTCACCTTCGCGCTCGTCCTGTGCTTCCTCGCCTTCGGCGCCGTCCGCAAGTCCGGCATCCGCGCGCCGAGCTGGCTGGACATCGGCCTCGCCTTCGCCGGCGGATTTACGGCGTCCTATCTCTACTGGAATTACGACAGCCTGGCGCAGCGCGCCGGCATCCTGCTCGAATACGACGTTTACGGCCTTACCATTCCTGTAGAGGTCATCCTCGGAACCGTCGGCATCCTGGTGTTGCTGGAAGCAATCCGCCGCGCCATCGGTCTGCCGCTGGTCATCGTCGCAATCGTGTTTCTAGTCTACTCGCTGTTCGGCCAGTCGATGCCGGACCTGATCGCGCATCGCGGCCTCTCGCTGGAGCGGCTGGTCGGCTATCAGTGGCTGACAGGCGAGGGGATCTTCGGCATCCCGATCGACGTCACGACGCGCTTCGTCTTCCTGTTCGTGCTGTTCGGCGCGCTGCTGGACCGCGCCGGCGCCGGGCAATACTTTATCGACCTGGCCTTCGCGCTCGTCGGACGCTATCGCGGTGGGCCCGCCAAGGCATCGGTGCTCGCCTCCGGCATGACCGGCATGATCTCGGGCTCGTCCATCGCCAACACGGTGACGACCGGCACCTTCACCATCCCGGTGATGAAACGCACCGGCATGCCCGCCCGAAAGGCTGGCGCGATCGAGGTCGCGGCCTCGACCGACGGGCAGATCATGCCGCCGATCATGGGCGCGGCGGCCTTCGTCATGGCCGAGTTCATCGGCATCTCGTATTTCGACGTGGTCATCCACGCCTTCCTGCCAGCGATCCTGTCCTATATCGGTCTTTTCTATATCGTCCACCTTGAGGCGACAAAGCTGAAGCTGCGGCCGTTGCCGGCAGCGGAAATCCCGCAAGCGGGGCGTATCTTCTGGCGGGGCGCCCACTTCCTCCTGCCGATCGCCCTGCTCGTCTACCTGCTGATGGTCGAACGGATGACGACCGGAACGGCGATCTTCTACTCGACGATCTTCCTGATGGCGGTGATCGTCGCGCAGGAAGTCCAGCGCACCGTGAGCGGGGGCTCCGGGCTCTTGAGCGGCATAGCCGACGGCTTCTGGATCGTGGTCGCCGGACTGATCCAGGGCGCAAAGAACATGATCTCGGTCGCCATCGCGGTCGCGGGCGCGGGCATCATCGTCGGCGCGGTCGGCTCCACCGGGCTGAACAACGCGCTCATCGGCGTCGTCGAGGCGATCGCGGGCGGCAATGTCTACATCCTGCTGGCAATGACGGCCGTGCTCTGCCTGATCCTCGGCATGGGCCTGCCGACGACGGCGAACTACCTCGTCGTCGCCTCGCTGATGGCGCCGGTGCTGGTGGAACTGGGCAGCGCGGCCGGACTGGTTCTGCCGCTGATTGCCGTGCACCTGTTCGTGTTCTACTTCGGGCTAATGGCGGACGTCACGCCTCCCGTGGGCCTTGCCGCCTATGCTGCCTCGGCCATCTCGCGTGCCGACCCCATCAAGACCGGGGTGCAGGCCTTTATCTATTCGATCCGCACGGCAATCTTGCCGTTCATCTTCATCTTCAACCAGACGCTGATCATGGTGGGGATCGAGAGCATTCCATACGCGATCATGATCATCGCGGTCTCGCTGATCGCCATGCTCTGCTTCACCTCCATCACCTTCCGCTTCATGTTCGTCAAGCTGAACTGGCTGGAGATAATCGCGCTGGCGCTGATCGTTGTCGCGCTGTTCCGGCCCGGCTTCTTCATGGACCGCATCTATCCGCCCTATGAGCCGCTGACCGTCCAGGAACTGAGCGAGGGCGTGAAGGCTGACCAGGTGCGCCTGCACGTCACCCGCGAGACGCCCTACGGCGATCGCTTCCGGCTCTACGTCTTCCAGCGTGAGGGTGACGCACCGCTGACCTGGAGCGCGCTGGGCATGAGCGTCGAGCAGACCGAAGACGGGAATATCCGCGTAACAGATCCGGGCTTTATGAGCCGCGCCGAGAACGCGGGCGTGGAGATCGGCGATATCATCACGCGGGCCGATCGCAGCGTTGCGGGCCAGCCGGCGAAGGAACTGATGTTCATTCCCGCACTGCTGCTTCTGGCACTGGTTGTGGCTTGGCAGCGGCGCCGGCTCCGGGCGCAGGCACACACGGGCGAAGCGCCGGCTGCCGCTTCAGCAGAGTAG
- a CDS encoding aspartate aminotransferase family protein: MVSPRPSQAALARSASTSVLHRQLNKTYPRAVSAQGAFLYDASGKDYLDASGGAAVCALGHRHPRVIDAIKAQLDTLAYAHSAFFTSDAAEELGDWLVRRAPLGFGRVMFVSGGSEAVEAAVKLARQVHYERGDTGRVHFIARRQSYHGNTLGALALGHHPARRAPYEGLIGRFPVSHIAPCYAYRHQRPDETAEVYGLRAAAELEAEILRIGPEQVAAFVAETVSGSTIGAAPPAPGYLAHIRRICDKYGVFLILDEVMSGMGRTGHLFACAEDDVSPDFIAVAKGIGAGYQPIGAMLARDEHVQTITKGSGALAHGHTYMAHAAACAGALAVQRVIEDEDLLPRVRASGARLRTMLSERLGDHPNVGDIRGRGLFLAMEFVADRESKTPLNPRRKFAATLKDVAMENGLICYPASGTADGVSGDHVLLAPPFNISEDELTLLVERLGRSIEESLAQTTPAAEAQS; encoded by the coding sequence ATGGTTTCCCCTCGGCCCAGTCAGGCGGCCCTTGCCCGCTCCGCATCCACCTCTGTCCTGCACCGCCAGCTCAACAAGACTTATCCACGCGCTGTCTCGGCACAGGGCGCTTTTCTCTATGACGCCAGCGGAAAGGATTATCTCGACGCCTCTGGCGGCGCGGCGGTCTGCGCGCTCGGGCACAGGCATCCTCGTGTGATCGACGCGATCAAGGCCCAGCTCGACACGCTCGCCTATGCGCACAGCGCGTTCTTCACCTCCGACGCGGCCGAGGAACTCGGCGACTGGCTGGTCCGGCGCGCTCCTCTGGGCTTTGGCAGGGTGATGTTTGTCTCCGGCGGGTCCGAGGCTGTCGAGGCGGCGGTCAAGCTCGCGCGTCAGGTGCATTACGAGCGCGGCGATACCGGGCGCGTGCATTTCATCGCGCGGCGGCAGTCCTACCACGGGAACACGCTGGGCGCGCTCGCCCTGGGCCATCATCCCGCGCGACGCGCGCCTTACGAGGGGCTCATCGGCCGGTTCCCGGTCAGCCATATCGCGCCATGCTATGCCTATCGCCATCAGCGGCCGGACGAAACGGCGGAAGTCTACGGTCTGCGTGCGGCGGCGGAGCTTGAGGCGGAAATCCTGCGCATTGGCCCCGAGCAGGTCGCCGCGTTTGTCGCGGAAACGGTGTCCGGCTCGACCATCGGCGCGGCCCCGCCTGCGCCGGGCTATCTCGCGCATATCCGGCGTATCTGCGACAAGTACGGTGTCTTCCTGATCCTTGATGAGGTCATGTCGGGGATGGGCCGCACGGGGCATCTGTTTGCCTGCGCAGAAGACGACGTCTCGCCGGACTTCATCGCCGTGGCGAAAGGGATCGGCGCGGGCTATCAACCGATTGGCGCGATGCTTGCGCGTGACGAGCACGTCCAGACCATCACCAAGGGCAGTGGCGCGCTGGCGCATGGCCACACCTACATGGCGCACGCAGCCGCCTGCGCCGGGGCGCTGGCCGTGCAAAGAGTGATCGAAGACGAGGACCTGTTGCCGCGCGTGCGTGCGTCGGGAGCGCGGCTGCGCACTATGCTGAGCGAGCGTCTCGGCGATCACCCGAATGTCGGCGATATTCGGGGGCGGGGGCTGTTCCTGGCGATGGAATTTGTCGCGGATCGCGAGAGCAAGACGCCTCTGAACCCGCGCCGCAAATTCGCCGCGACCCTGAAGGATGTGGCGATGGAAAACGGCCTGATCTGCTATCCGGCTTCCGGCACGGCGGATGGCGTTTCGGGCGATCACGTTCTGCTGGCGCCGCCGTTCAACATCAGCGAGGATGAACTCACGCTGCTGGTCGAGCGTTTGGGCCGCAGCATCGAAGAAAGCCTCGCGCAGACCACCCCGGCTGCGGAAGCGCAAAGCTGA
- a CDS encoding substrate-binding domain-containing protein has protein sequence MNTKFVAFTAAAAVAGAMAVQPASARDQLQIVGSSTVYPYAQAVAEEFANATGNPAPVLESTGSGGGMKIFCQGIGAEHPDITNASRAMKPSEYEMCQENGVEDITEVQIGSDGLSLAVSREGADLDLTKTQIYKALAKQIPVDGELVDNPNTTWSDIDSSLPDAEILVYGPPPTSGTRDAFVELVMVSGCMDLPYWEEKGEDAAEEGCAPMRQDGPFVEAGENDNLIVQRLEADAKALGIFGYSFLFENQDKLKPVAVEGVEPSFATIESGEYPVARPLFFYIKNAHRGVIPGMEDYIAEFVSEEAFGPDGYLKERGLVPLGDERRAEVREAALEGKTMEPK, from the coding sequence ATGAACACGAAGTTCGTAGCGTTCACCGCGGCGGCTGCCGTGGCTGGCGCGATGGCTGTTCAGCCGGCTTCGGCCCGCGATCAGCTCCAGATCGTTGGTTCGTCCACCGTTTATCCGTACGCCCAGGCGGTTGCGGAAGAGTTCGCCAACGCGACCGGCAACCCGGCTCCGGTTCTGGAATCCACCGGCTCCGGCGGCGGTATGAAGATCTTCTGCCAGGGTATTGGCGCCGAGCATCCGGACATCACCAACGCTTCGCGCGCCATGAAGCCGTCCGAGTACGAAATGTGCCAGGAAAACGGTGTCGAAGACATCACCGAGGTCCAGATCGGCTCGGATGGTCTGTCGCTGGCCGTGTCCCGTGAGGGCGCCGACCTCGACCTGACGAAGACGCAGATCTACAAGGCGCTGGCCAAGCAGATTCCGGTCGATGGCGAGCTGGTGGACAACCCCAACACCACGTGGTCCGACATCGACTCTTCGCTGCCGGACGCCGAGATCCTGGTGTACGGCCCGCCGCCCACCTCCGGTACCCGTGACGCTTTCGTCGAGCTGGTCATGGTTTCCGGCTGCATGGACCTGCCGTACTGGGAAGAAAAGGGCGAGGACGCTGCTGAGGAAGGCTGCGCCCCGATGCGTCAGGACGGCCCGTTCGTCGAGGCCGGCGAGAACGACAACCTGATCGTTCAGCGTCTTGAAGCCGATGCGAAGGCTCTGGGCATCTTCGGCTATTCCTTCCTGTTCGAGAACCAGGACAAACTGAAGCCGGTTGCCGTTGAGGGTGTCGAACCGTCCTTCGCGACGATCGAGTCCGGTGAGTATCCGGTGGCCCGTCCGCTGTTCTTCTACATCAAGAACGCGCATCGCGGCGTCATCCCGGGCATGGAAGACTACATCGCCGAGTTCGTTTCGGAAGAAGCGTTCGGCCCGGACGGCTACCTCAAAGAGCGCGGCCTGGTTCCGCTCGGCGACGAGCGTCGCGCGGAAGTCCGTGAGGCTGCCCTCGAAGGCAAGACGATGGAACCGAAGTAA
- a CDS encoding ATP-binding protein: MSVDGQTQRPEDETPRILRRLKRWRRRLYLRRWLVAVVGLITLIYAVFFGLNPLIGLTGVAAVAFAAGALPREGILKPRPARDRDRDRVVDPLDAIGRLIDGLPEPAMVLSRQGVVLRFNTQAAQAYTALNSGLPVSSAVRHPQLLDAIDSAASHHRHQVVSINEVVPVERWLSATVSWIGPPAAGPNDPAIFVFLRDLTEQERIGQMRADFVANASHELKTPLASVLGFIETLRGPAREDEKAREEFLGVMAREAERMKRVINDLLSLSRVEMKAHLRPTDPVEINEVLDYVRGSLERLAAERGISIDLQPLDGPAYVPGEREGLIQVFENLVNNAIKYGREGGFVRIVAGREGGKEPMLSVAVIDNGPGISEEHLPRLTERFYRVNVADSRDRGGTGLGLSIVKHVLNRHRGQLRIASKPGEGSRFTVLLPEHEQASAETQDAGSLPERV, from the coding sequence ATGTCGGTCGATGGCCAGACCCAGCGACCAGAAGATGAGACTCCGCGAATCCTGCGCCGGTTGAAGCGCTGGCGGCGGCGCCTGTACCTGCGGCGCTGGCTCGTCGCGGTCGTGGGTTTGATCACGCTGATCTACGCGGTGTTTTTTGGTCTGAACCCGCTCATCGGGCTGACCGGCGTGGCCGCCGTGGCGTTTGCCGCGGGCGCCCTGCCCCGCGAAGGCATCCTGAAGCCCCGGCCCGCGCGGGACCGTGATCGGGACCGCGTGGTCGACCCGCTGGATGCTATCGGTCGCCTCATCGACGGGTTGCCAGAGCCCGCGATGGTCCTGTCGCGGCAGGGAGTCGTTCTGCGCTTCAACACGCAAGCGGCGCAGGCCTACACCGCCCTGAACAGCGGCTTACCCGTCTCCTCTGCTGTCCGGCACCCGCAACTCCTCGATGCGATCGACAGCGCCGCGAGCCATCACCGTCATCAAGTTGTGTCGATCAACGAGGTGGTGCCCGTCGAACGCTGGCTCTCCGCCACGGTGAGCTGGATCGGCCCGCCGGCGGCCGGCCCGAACGACCCGGCGATTTTCGTGTTCCTCCGCGACCTGACCGAGCAGGAACGCATCGGCCAGATGCGCGCGGATTTCGTCGCCAATGCCAGCCATGAGCTGAAGACCCCGCTGGCCTCCGTGCTCGGCTTCATTGAAACGCTGCGGGGTCCTGCGCGCGAGGACGAGAAGGCGCGCGAAGAGTTTCTCGGCGTCATGGCGCGCGAGGCGGAACGCATGAAACGCGTCATCAATGACTTGCTCTCGCTCAGCCGCGTGGAGATGAAGGCTCATCTGCGCCCCACCGATCCGGTGGAGATCAACGAGGTGCTGGACTACGTGCGCGGCTCGCTGGAGCGGCTGGCCGCAGAGCGCGGAATCAGCATCGATCTGCAACCACTCGACGGGCCGGCCTATGTGCCTGGTGAGCGCGAAGGGCTGATCCAGGTCTTCGAGAACCTTGTGAATAACGCGATCAAATACGGGCGCGAGGGCGGTTTCGTCCGCATCGTTGCGGGGCGCGAGGGCGGCAAGGAGCCCATGCTGAGCGTGGCGGTCATCGACAATGGACCGGGCATCTCCGAAGAGCATCTTCCACGGCTGACGGAGCGCTTTTACCGCGTGAACGTGGCGGACAGCCGGGATCGCGGCGGCACGGGACTGGGGCTTTCCATCGTCAAGCACGTGCTCAACCGCCATCGGGGGCAATTGCGCATCGCCTCGAAACCCGGGGAAGGCTCGCGCTTCACGGTGTTGCTGCCCGAGCACGAGCAGGCGAGCGCCGAAACGCAAGACGCCGGCTCGCTGCCAGAGCGGGTGTAG